In Campylobacter sp. RM16187, the DNA window ATCATATCAAGATACCAAAAAAGCTTCAAAAGCTTGATATCCACATAGATATCTCATCTTCTAAAATAAGAAGCGATCTGGTACAAGATCAAATTCCTGCTAAAATAAAAGATGAAGTTATAAAATTTTACCAAGGATTAAAATGCAAGAAAGAATCGACAGAATCATCAAAATTCTAGATGAAAAGAAAGCTGAGTCAATAGAAGCCTTTGATATGAGAGAGAAGGATTATTTCGTAAAATATGTAGTAATCGCAACTACAATGGGAGAGAGGCACGCATACTCTTTAACAGATGATCTAAAGCTAGCGCTAAAACCGCTTGGAGAGGAATTTTTAGGCATAGAAAGCTCGCCTGATTGGGTCGTACTAGATCTTGGCGATATCTTAATCCATCTTCTAAGCCCACAATACCGTGCAAAATACAATATCGAAGAGTTTTTATCAAAACTAAAAGAGCAAAGAAGCTAAGCCTATCTGGCGGTAATTTTTAATAAAACTCTTACCGCCAAAATCCCAAATACTATCCCCATAAAATCGGCTAAAATATCAAGCAGACTAAAATACCTATTTGGCAAAAACGCTTGAACAACTTCTATCTGAACCGCATAGATCATTAGTATAACTATTTTTTGGATTAAATTTAGCCTTTTTAACCCAAAATTCATAGTGATATAAAGCACAATAAAAGCTAAAAAATGATTTATCTTATCCCGACTGCTTTTTACAAGCTCAAATTCCGCACTTGTAGTAGCCATATACTCTATAACCACTAATAAAAATATAAAAACAAATGCAAAAAATCTCGATAAGTAGATCGCTTTTAAGCTCATACTAGAAATTTAACTAGACAAAAAGCCGATAAAAATAGCCAAGCAAACAGAATAAAAGCCAAAACAAAAGGCTTTTTGCCGGCATTTTTTAAAACATCTTTTCTTATCGTTACTCCAAGCGCGCTCATTGCAATAGTTAGTAATAAAATATCTATAAAATATATAATCTCTAACAAAAAGTCACTTAAGATTCCAATCGAATTAAAAGATACGGCAAATAAAAACCATAGTGCAAAATATGGGAAAGAGGCTCTTATATTTAATGATTTTTTACCATTTGATACTTCTAAATTTAATAAACTAAGAACTATCAAAAACGGAGCAAGCATCAAGACTCTTAGCATTTTAATTATAACTGCATTTGCCTGAGCTACTTCGCCTATAGCAGATCCGGCTCCTACTACATGAGCCACCTCATGCAAGCTAGCTCCAGTAAAAAATCCTATCTTTAACTCACTAAAAGCTAAAATTTGAGAGCCAAATATAAGAGGATAGGCAAACATACCTATCGTGCCAAATACAACCACGGTAGATACGGCTATGGCTATCTGATCGCTTTTTGCTTTTATGACGCTTCCTGCGGCAAGCACTGCAGCAGCACCGCATATAGAGCTACCACTACTAATCAGTGCCGCGCTTTTTCTATCAAGACCTATCTTTTGCCCTAAATAATATCCAATGAAAAATGTTGAGAATACGATAAAAAACGATAAGAATATACCTACAACACCGACTTGCGAAATATCTGCTATGCTAAGCTTGAATCCAAAAAGAATAATCCCAAGTCTTAAAATTTGCTTTGTACTCACGGCTAAAACATGGCTTCTTCTTAGTATTAAGACATTTTTATGAGAGATATTGCCAAGTATAGCTCCAACAACCACGGCAATTATAAGAGGGCTAATATAAAAAGTGGAAAATGGAGGAATTTTAGATAGTAAAATAGAAAAACTGGCTAAAAATAGTATGATGAGCCAGGATCTAATCTTTCTTTTTTTGGCTAACTTCATTTTAACTTAGCATAAATTTATGGCAAAAGTGCCATAAATTTACATCTTATCTTTTGCAGTTATTCCCATAAGAGAAAGTGCTGTTTTTATAGAGAGTGCAACAACTGCAAATAACTTTAACAACTCATCTTCGTTTTCGCTCCCGACAACTCGATTTTCATTATAAAATTTATGAAAATTAGCAGCCAAAGACTTTAAGTAGTCACAAATTTTTTGCATAGAGCGAACGTTAAACGCATCTACTAAAACCTCGTTTAAAGCAAGTGCTTCAAAAAGCAGATTTTTAGCATCTTCATTCAAATTTACAAAGCTCGCATTTTTGACATCATCTACAACTTTACCAGCCTTTGCGAAAATCTGATTAACCCTTGCGTGAGCATAATTTATATAAAAAATCGGATTTGAGCTATCCTCTTTTTTAAGCTCGTCTACATCAAATTCAAGGTGAGTATCGCTCTTTTTACTAAGGAATATGAATCTAAGAGCTTCATAGCCAATCTCTTCCACAACATCACTCATCAAGACTACGTTACCGCTTCTCTTACTCATCTTAAACTGTTCGCCGTTTTTAAGCAGGCTAACCATCTGTGAGAGTAAAACCTCTAGTCTATTTTCATCATAGCCAAGAAAATGTACTGCCGCTTTCATTCTTGCTATATATCCGTGGTGATCGGCCCCCCAGATATTTATATATCTATCGTATCCACGCTTAAATTTATTATTGTGATATACGATATCGCCCGCCAGATAGGTTCCGCGACCATCTTCTCGCACTATAACTCTATCCTTTTCATCTCCTACTAAACTAGAATTTAGCCAAATTTTGCCATCTTGCTCATATATTCCGTTACAAGATCTAAGCCTATCAAGAGTCTCTTCAAGCTGATCATAATAGCTTCTCTCGCTTGACCAGTTTTCTATAAAAATTTGCGCATCTGCTAAATTTTGCTTAATAAGATTTAAAACAATGTCTTTACCAAAATCGGCTAGTTCTAAATTTCTACTCTGATCGTAAAAAATTTCCTTGCCAAATTTCTGCTTAGCAGCCTTAGCTATGTCTAGGATATAATCGCCTCTATAATAAGCCTCCGGATAGACTACATTTTCACTAAAAAGTTCTTCACGGGCTCTAAGACTTATGGAAATTCCAAGTAGATCTATTTGATTACCCGCATCATTGATATAGTATTCAGTCTTAATATCTTTGCCTATATATCTGCCGACTCTAGCAAGAGTATCTCCAAATACAGCACCTCTTACGTGACCTATATGAAGAGGACCTGTAGGATTTGCACTTACGTATTCAAGTAAAATTTTTTCACTTTCGGCTCCACCTCTTGCAAAATTTTGAGGGTTTTCTATAGCGGCTTTAGCAAGATTGTCTAAGAAATTTTGTTTTAACTTAAAATTTATATAGCCATTTAATGCGCTTACCTCAAATATTTCACTATCTTTAAATTTACTAGCTATATCTTGTGCTATGATTACCGGAGATTTTTTAAGCTCTTTTGCCAAAGAAAACGCAAGAGGAGTCGCATAGTGGGCGAGATTTTTATCCTTTGGTTTTTCAAGGACAAAATCAACCTCTATAACTTTTTTTATCTCGTCTATGACTAAATTTTTCAACCCTAAACCTTACGCACTCTTAGTAGTTTCATCTACTTTTGTAGCGGTTATAACTTCCTCTTTCTTCTCTTCAACTTTCTCTATATTCTCAGCTTTTTTATCATCGGTTTCCATCTCTGATTTAAAGCTTTTTATACCCTTACCAAGTCCTTTTGCAAGCTCCGGAATCTTCTTCGCTCCGAAAAGCAAAACTATTATAAGTAAAACTATAAGCAATTGTTGGACACTTGGACCCATTTTTTCTCCTTTTAAAATTTTCGTTATATTATCATATTTTTCAAAATTCACGCCAATTATTGATAGTTTCGCGTAAATTTATACTATTACTTTTTAGTCTAATAACTCTTAAAATTGACTGTAAGTTTTTATAACTCTCCTCAAGATCATCGTTTATGAAAAAATAATCGTATTCTAAGATATGCTCCATCTCATCAAGAGCGTTTGTTAGGCGATGTTCAATAGTTTGTGCGCTATCGGTTCCCCGACCCTCCAGCCTACGTTTAAGTTCATTTTGGCTGTGAGTTGTAATAAAAACAGAGGTTATAAGCTCGCCAAATTTTTTTCTAGCTATATGAAAGCCTTGCACATCTATATCAAATACGGCGATTTTTCCTTCATTAAGAGCTTTTAATACAGGTTTTAAGGATGTTCCGTAGTAGTTTTTATGCACATACGCCCACTCCAAGAAACTATCCTCTTCGATACCCTTTTTAAACTCCTCTTCGCTGATATAGTGATAGTTTACACCCTCTTTTTCACCATCTCTTATAGCTCTTGTTGTACTTGAAATCGAAAAATAAAGATCGGTTTCCTCTTTTAAAAGCCTATTTAAAAGAGTGCTTTTACCACTTCCACTAGGTCCTGAAATAAGTAAAATTTGCCCCTTCAAACTACTTTTCCTCAAATGTTATATTTATTTTGATATTTAGACCCTTTAGGGCCTCTTTGATAGAATCGGCACTAAGAACACCTGTGATCTGCTCTCCTATCTTATGCGCCAGCTCTTTTTTTATAGCATCAGAGCTACCTACCAAATCGCTTTTTGTGGGTTCTACCATACTGGCAAAATCCTCGTTCAAAGCCTTCGCCAGATCCTCTTCTTTTATCTGATCAATATCGTCATATTCGCTAGTGCTGGATACATTTAACCGCTCGCTCTTAAATTCACTCTCTTGATCAATAAACGTAAAATCGCCCATCTCATCACTTTCTTTTATAAAATCTTCATTTCCTAATTGATCTTGTGTATCTAAATTTTTCTCTTTTTTTACTATTTCAGAGTGA includes these proteins:
- a CDS encoding YeiH family protein; amino-acid sequence: MKLAKKRKIRSWLIILFLASFSILLSKIPPFSTFYISPLIIAVVVGAILGNISHKNVLILRRSHVLAVSTKQILRLGIILFGFKLSIADISQVGVVGIFLSFFIVFSTFFIGYYLGQKIGLDRKSAALISSGSSICGAAAVLAAGSVIKAKSDQIAIAVSTVVVFGTIGMFAYPLIFGSQILAFSELKIGFFTGASLHEVAHVVGAGSAIGEVAQANAVIIKMLRVLMLAPFLIVLSLLNLEVSNGKKSLNIRASFPYFALWFLFAVSFNSIGILSDFLLEIIYFIDILLLTIAMSALGVTIRKDVLKNAGKKPFVLAFILFAWLFLSAFCLVKFLV
- the rsfS gene encoding ribosome silencing factor, whose translation is MQERIDRIIKILDEKKAESIEAFDMREKDYFVKYVVIATTMGERHAYSLTDDLKLALKPLGEEFLGIESSPDWVVLDLGDILIHLLSPQYRAKYNIEEFLSKLKEQRS
- a CDS encoding twin-arginine translocase TatA/TatE family subunit; translated protein: MGPSVQQLLIVLLIIVLLFGAKKIPELAKGLGKGIKSFKSEMETDDKKAENIEKVEEKKEEVITATKVDETTKSA
- the gmk gene encoding guanylate kinase; this encodes MKGQILLISGPSGSGKSTLLNRLLKEETDLYFSISSTTRAIRDGEKEGVNYHYISEEEFKKGIEEDSFLEWAYVHKNYYGTSLKPVLKALNEGKIAVFDIDVQGFHIARKKFGELITSVFITTHSQNELKRRLEGRGTDSAQTIEHRLTNALDEMEHILEYDYFFINDDLEESYKNLQSILRVIRLKSNSINLRETINNWREF
- a CDS encoding VanZ family protein, which produces MSLKAIYLSRFFAFVFIFLLVVIEYMATTSAEFELVKSSRDKINHFLAFIVLYITMNFGLKRLNLIQKIVILMIYAVQIEVVQAFLPNRYFSLLDILADFMGIVFGILAVRVLLKITAR
- the argS gene encoding arginine--tRNA ligase, which gives rise to MKNLVIDEIKKVIEVDFVLEKPKDKNLAHYATPLAFSLAKELKKSPVIIAQDIASKFKDSEIFEVSALNGYINFKLKQNFLDNLAKAAIENPQNFARGGAESEKILLEYVSANPTGPLHIGHVRGAVFGDTLARVGRYIGKDIKTEYYINDAGNQIDLLGISISLRAREELFSENVVYPEAYYRGDYILDIAKAAKQKFGKEIFYDQSRNLELADFGKDIVLNLIKQNLADAQIFIENWSSERSYYDQLEETLDRLRSCNGIYEQDGKIWLNSSLVGDEKDRVIVREDGRGTYLAGDIVYHNNKFKRGYDRYINIWGADHHGYIARMKAAVHFLGYDENRLEVLLSQMVSLLKNGEQFKMSKRSGNVVLMSDVVEEIGYEALRFIFLSKKSDTHLEFDVDELKKEDSSNPIFYINYAHARVNQIFAKAGKVVDDVKNASFVNLNEDAKNLLFEALALNEVLVDAFNVRSMQKICDYLKSLAANFHKFYNENRVVGSENEDELLKLFAVVALSIKTALSLMGITAKDKM